A single region of the Chryseobacterium sp. 6424 genome encodes:
- the argS gene encoding arginine--tRNA ligase: MNIKNIIENKIDEVIQNVFQIDDLNHKHNLKLEVQQNRSGFEGDFSVVTFPLVKIVKKSPDYVATELGDALSTQTDFVQSFNVVNGFLNLTIRNDFFLNNFYSAKENFDETDEKHQTVMIEYSSPNTNKPLHLGHIRNNLLGYSVAEILKADGYNVIKTQIINDRGIHICKSMLAWEKFGNGANPTSANLKGDKLVGNYYVAFDKCYKEEVAALVVQGKTEEEAKKEASIMKEAQQMLLNWEKNDEKVRNLWQEMNSWVYDGFQKTYDRLGVDFDQVQYESQTYILGKDIIQDGLLRGVLYRKEDGSVWCDLSDEGLDHKLLLRSDGTSVYMTQDLGTAVQRFRDNDIQKMIYTVGNEQDYHFDVLFKILKKLGYDWAENLYHLSYGMVELPEGKMKSREGTVVDADDLMQEMYNTAKEKAEELGKLENLTIEEKETSYETVGIGALKYFMLKVDPRKKMLFNPKDSIEFNGNTGPFIQYTYARIQSLLHKAEYSQQKVDAYTLNASEKDLIMNLVNFKEVVSRAADTFSPALVANYVYDLVKSYNSFYQNNPVLSHEDANARQFRLELSHLTAKTIKKGLKLLGIGTVDRM, translated from the coding sequence ATGAATATCAAAAATATTATTGAAAACAAGATCGACGAAGTTATCCAGAATGTCTTTCAGATCGATGATCTAAACCATAAACATAATCTCAAACTCGAGGTGCAGCAAAACAGGAGCGGCTTCGAAGGAGATTTTAGCGTAGTCACTTTTCCACTCGTAAAAATCGTAAAGAAAAGTCCGGATTATGTAGCCACGGAACTCGGCGACGCACTTTCTACCCAAACCGATTTCGTACAGAGCTTCAATGTGGTGAACGGCTTCCTAAATCTCACCATCAGAAACGATTTCTTTCTGAACAACTTTTATTCTGCCAAAGAAAACTTTGATGAAACTGACGAGAAGCACCAGACGGTGATGATCGAATATTCTTCACCAAACACCAACAAACCTCTTCACCTGGGCCATATCCGCAACAACCTCCTCGGTTATTCCGTAGCAGAAATCCTGAAGGCAGATGGCTATAACGTGATCAAAACCCAAATCATCAACGACCGTGGCATACACATCTGCAAATCCATGCTGGCGTGGGAAAAATTTGGTAACGGCGCCAACCCGACTTCGGCCAACCTTAAGGGTGATAAACTGGTTGGCAACTATTACGTAGCCTTTGATAAATGCTACAAAGAAGAAGTTGCCGCTCTTGTAGTACAGGGAAAAACTGAAGAAGAGGCTAAAAAAGAGGCCTCTATTATGAAGGAAGCACAGCAGATGCTGCTGAACTGGGAAAAAAATGATGAAAAAGTACGCAATCTATGGCAGGAAATGAACTCATGGGTGTATGATGGTTTCCAGAAAACCTATGACCGCCTTGGCGTAGATTTCGATCAGGTACAATATGAAAGTCAGACTTATATCTTGGGTAAAGACATCATACAAGATGGTTTGCTGCGTGGCGTACTTTATCGTAAAGAAGACGGCTCCGTATGGTGCGACCTCTCCGATGAAGGGCTCGATCATAAACTTCTTTTACGTTCAGACGGAACTTCAGTGTACATGACACAGGATTTGGGAACTGCTGTACAACGCTTCCGTGATAACGACATCCAGAAAATGATCTATACCGTAGGCAACGAACAGGATTACCATTTCGACGTTCTCTTTAAAATCCTGAAAAAACTCGGCTACGACTGGGCCGAAAACCTTTATCACCTGTCCTATGGCATGGTAGAGTTGCCCGAAGGTAAAATGAAGTCCCGGGAAGGCACCGTGGTTGATGCTGACGACCTGATGCAGGAAATGTACAACACCGCCAAAGAAAAAGCGGAAGAACTCGGCAAACTCGAGAACCTCACCATTGAAGAGAAAGAAACGTCTTACGAAACTGTAGGCATTGGCGCACTGAAATATTTCATGCTGAAGGTGGATCCGCGTAAGAAAATGCTATTCAACCCAAAGGACAGTATTGAGTTTAACGGCAACACCGGACCTTTCATTCAATACACTTACGCCAGGATTCAGTCGCTGCTTCACAAGGCAGAATACAGCCAGCAAAAGGTGGACGCCTATACACTTAACGCTTCGGAAAAAGACCTTATCATGAATCTGGTCAACTTTAAAGAAGTCGTGAGCCGCGCCGCGGATACTTTTTCACCTGCTTTGGTGGCCAATTATGTGTACGACCTCGTCAAATCTTACAATTCCTTCTACCAAAACAATCCGGTGCTGTCGCATGAGGATGCCAATGCCCGCCAGTTCCGGCTGGAGCTTTCGCACCTTACCGCTAAAACCATCAAAAAAGGGCTTAAGCTGCTGGGCATAGGTACCGTAGACCGTATGTAA
- a CDS encoding SusD/RagB family nutrient-binding outer membrane lipoprotein, with protein MIESDKPVFTQGDLLFGSPDKLKKFANSLRLRIANRVKGTIPGAETHITEAIAGGVMQSNSDNVGLTYENNATNPSPMWSAHFVDNRTDFSVANTFIELLKGERGNFGVDPRLQKYAAPYKQFNDKWLDDKTEPKYKTLPISAVRDKKYVESDTLSYYGGMPYGMPANGWTASQRATSSFFSYKVLRADYTEMLMEYSEVCFLLSEVNGWDDTWYRKGVRASIEKWYNDDPIKTNPLQGEDAAKVTAFVNALPAANQANVLNQKYIALYMQPQEAWNEYRRTGYPSTLLKVGESHALNVPYTTGGVTYTSYTFNSLVPGLTDIPARLYYPTQPQTLNPSNYQAAVQALGGDKMDKKLIWDKN; from the coding sequence ATGATTGAGTCGGACAAACCAGTTTTCACACAAGGCGATTTGCTTTTCGGTTCTCCAGACAAATTGAAAAAGTTTGCTAACTCTTTGCGACTCAGAATAGCTAACCGTGTTAAAGGAACCATTCCGGGTGCAGAAACGCATATTACAGAAGCAATAGCTGGAGGCGTAATGCAGTCAAATTCTGATAACGTAGGCCTCACCTATGAAAACAATGCGACAAACCCTTCGCCAATGTGGTCAGCGCACTTTGTGGATAACAGAACTGACTTCAGCGTTGCAAATACCTTTATCGAACTTTTGAAAGGAGAAAGAGGAAACTTCGGCGTTGATCCACGCTTACAGAAATACGCAGCTCCTTACAAGCAATTTAATGACAAGTGGCTTGATGATAAAACAGAGCCAAAATACAAAACGTTGCCAATTTCTGCTGTAAGAGATAAAAAATATGTAGAAAGCGATACACTTAGTTATTATGGCGGCATGCCATATGGTATGCCTGCCAATGGCTGGACTGCTTCGCAAAGAGCAACTTCGTCTTTCTTCAGCTATAAAGTCCTTCGTGCGGACTATACTGAAATGTTGATGGAATACTCTGAAGTATGTTTCCTTTTATCAGAAGTAAATGGATGGGATGATACATGGTACAGAAAAGGCGTTCGTGCTTCGATCGAAAAATGGTACAACGATGACCCTATTAAAACTAATCCACTACAAGGCGAGGATGCCGCCAAAGTAACAGCCTTTGTTAACGCGCTTCCCGCTGCTAATCAGGCGAATGTTTTGAATCAAAAGTATATCGCACTATACATGCAACCACAAGAAGCATGGAACGAATACAGAAGAACAGGATATCCTAGCACGCTTCTCAAAGTCGGTGAATCTCACGCACTGAACGTTCCATATACAACTGGTGGCGTTACGTACACTTCCTATACTTTTAATTCATTAGTACCAGGACTGACCGATATACCCGCAAGACTGTATTATCCAACCCAGCCTCAGACTCTTAATCCAAGCAACTATCAGGCGGCCGTTCAAGCTCTTGGTGGCGATAAAATGGACAAGAAACTTATCTGGGATAAAAACTAA
- a CDS encoding SusD/RagB family nutrient-binding outer membrane lipoprotein codes for MKKIFFAICTATLVLSTQSCRQDFEEINTSPNSPEISLTYGLFNSANKELMDGTRGGFPSGRVALPWMQYSAQRNYTEEDKFQYRLTSGDAFWNTFYLTAQDYKNIIDLNEDPKYKVQMSAYGSNKNQIAASRVMLAYVFSNLVDRFGDVPYYSYGNKDADFQALDITNVTPKFAPQQKYMLIF; via the coding sequence ATGAAAAAGATATTTTTTGCAATTTGTACTGCAACTTTGGTATTGTCTACCCAAAGTTGCAGACAGGATTTTGAAGAAATAAATACAAGTCCAAATAGTCCCGAAATCTCTTTAACGTACGGACTTTTCAACAGCGCCAATAAAGAATTAATGGATGGAACTAGAGGAGGATTTCCGTCAGGAAGAGTAGCTTTACCGTGGATGCAGTACTCGGCACAGCGTAACTACACAGAAGAAGATAAGTTTCAGTACAGATTAACGAGTGGTGATGCATTTTGGAACACATTTTATTTAACGGCTCAAGATTATAAAAACATTATAGACTTGAATGAGGACCCTAAATATAAAGTGCAGATGTCTGCCTATGGATCTAACAAGAATCAAATTGCGGCATCTCGTGTGATGTTAGCGTATGTATTCTCTAACCTTGTTGATAGGTTCGGAGATGTACCATACTATTCCTATGGCAATAAAGATGCTGATTTTCAGGCGCTGGACATTACTAATGTCACACCCAAGTTTGCACCACAGCAAAAATATATGCTGATCTTTTAA
- a CDS encoding SusC/RagA family TonB-linked outer membrane protein has protein sequence MKKLTTSVLAVVLTSSFALVNAQVDTARTQDIEGVVVTALGIRREKKAIGYAAQEVSGDVISRANQQNALSALSGNVAGVQVTAPSSLGGSSRILIRGAGSVTGDNRPLIVVDGVPLDNGNYNSTGTQRGAGGRDFGDATADINPDDIESVTVLKGGPAAALYGNRGGNGVILYTTKSAKRGKTDMTFKTGISMESIYIYPNLQRLYGGGASDTFDTATIDGVTYNIADYATDESWGPKYDPNLMYLPWNAFDPEFANDYLKPIPWVAPENDVDKFFRTGITYSNSFSVAKSMGNTNVRLSFSNNKTEGIVPNSELTKNNFGINMNSTLTDKLKVDGGFNYVLTEGYNRPEQGYGDNSVGQKFFQWGQRQLDMVKLRDYKLANGNQRSWNRTSYDDGTPLYSDNPYWIVYENIATDKRHRFFGNVGMTYNITDKIYAVGKVYGDMYNLRITDRVAVGSQAQSSFSDISRTLSDFTYEGRIHFDTRFLEDFSVNAFVGASRRNARYNSISGTTVGGLVQPNYYSLANSVEQPRASNFESWRRTNSVFGLLSLGYRDMLFVEATGRNDWFTTTKDPVFYPSVTGSFVFSSILNADWLSFGKIRAGWAKAGNDTDPYRLVTYPDVRTTFQGNPRYSNPNTFNDPFLKPETKTTKEAGLEMRFLKNRFGFDVTYYDAVTDDLITPLAVDPSTGYAFKLINGGKMQNKGIEATVFVTPIKNEKFEWNLTWNFAKNDNKLLELYEDVQNYEITVAPFRAKLYATVGETFGQIWGTDYTYDANGNKIIGANGLYVPSQIKSLGSVIPDYNMGFRNTLRYQNLNLSFLIDIQKGGKYFSTSHMWGMYSGMIEESAANGIRENGITLQGVLANGQPNTKNISGETYAKGFYNTVDAQNVFDASYVKLRDITLTYDLPNSVVGPLKGISIGAFARNLFAWGLDWKGMDPEMASYGSGNIQGIEGGSLPSTRTYGVNMQVKF, from the coding sequence ATGAAGAAACTAACAACAAGCGTTTTAGCAGTAGTTCTTACCTCATCATTTGCTTTGGTAAATGCGCAGGTTGATACCGCCAGAACGCAGGATATCGAAGGTGTGGTAGTGACTGCCTTGGGTATTAGAAGAGAAAAGAAGGCAATTGGTTATGCTGCGCAAGAAGTAAGTGGCGACGTAATCTCCAGAGCAAATCAACAAAATGCCCTTAGTGCCCTGTCAGGCAATGTGGCGGGGGTACAGGTTACTGCTCCGTCTTCTTTGGGAGGCTCCTCCCGTATTCTGATTCGAGGCGCTGGTTCTGTAACAGGAGATAACAGACCACTCATTGTTGTAGATGGCGTTCCGCTTGACAATGGCAACTATAACTCGACGGGCACTCAAAGAGGAGCAGGAGGACGCGACTTTGGTGATGCAACAGCTGATATTAATCCTGATGATATCGAAAGCGTTACTGTTTTAAAAGGAGGACCGGCTGCTGCCTTGTATGGCAACCGAGGAGGCAATGGCGTAATTCTTTATACTACAAAATCAGCTAAAAGAGGCAAAACTGATATGACCTTCAAAACAGGTATATCAATGGAATCAATATACATCTACCCAAACCTACAAAGACTTTACGGAGGAGGTGCATCAGACACATTCGATACTGCAACTATCGATGGAGTTACGTACAATATTGCCGATTATGCTACTGATGAAAGCTGGGGTCCGAAATATGACCCAAATTTAATGTATTTACCATGGAACGCTTTCGATCCTGAGTTCGCTAATGATTATTTAAAACCTATACCATGGGTTGCTCCTGAGAATGACGTTGATAAGTTTTTTAGAACAGGAATTACATATTCAAATTCATTTTCTGTAGCGAAGTCAATGGGCAATACAAATGTACGGCTTTCGTTTTCCAACAATAAGACAGAAGGAATTGTTCCAAATTCTGAATTGACTAAAAATAACTTCGGAATTAACATGAATTCTACTTTAACAGATAAGTTAAAAGTTGATGGTGGATTTAATTATGTTTTAACGGAAGGATACAATAGACCAGAGCAGGGGTATGGAGATAACTCAGTTGGACAGAAATTCTTTCAGTGGGGACAACGACAGCTTGATATGGTTAAATTGCGTGATTATAAATTAGCAAATGGCAATCAACGGAGCTGGAACAGGACGAGTTACGATGATGGCACTCCTCTGTATTCCGATAATCCTTATTGGATCGTATATGAAAATATTGCAACTGATAAAAGACATCGCTTTTTTGGGAATGTTGGAATGACGTATAACATTACTGATAAAATATACGCTGTCGGTAAGGTTTATGGTGACATGTATAACTTGAGAATTACAGACAGAGTAGCTGTCGGTTCACAAGCACAATCATCTTTTTCGGATATATCTCGTACATTATCAGATTTCACTTATGAAGGACGGATTCATTTTGACACAAGATTTTTAGAGGACTTCAGTGTCAATGCCTTTGTTGGCGCTTCTCGTCGTAATGCAAGATATAATAGTATTTCTGGTACAACCGTGGGAGGACTTGTTCAACCGAATTATTATAGCTTAGCAAACAGCGTTGAACAGCCTCGTGCGTCAAATTTTGAGTCTTGGAGAAGGACAAACAGCGTATTTGGATTACTTTCATTAGGATATCGTGATATGCTTTTTGTAGAGGCAACCGGTCGAAATGACTGGTTTACAACCACTAAAGATCCTGTATTTTATCCTTCAGTAACTGGTAGTTTTGTATTCTCTTCCATACTAAATGCAGACTGGCTATCATTCGGGAAAATTCGTGCAGGATGGGCTAAAGCAGGAAATGATACTGATCCTTATCGTTTAGTAACTTATCCGGATGTGCGAACTACATTCCAAGGAAATCCAAGATACTCGAACCCAAATACATTTAATGACCCATTCTTAAAGCCTGAAACTAAAACAACAAAAGAAGCAGGTTTGGAGATGCGCTTTCTGAAAAACAGATTTGGATTTGATGTGACATATTATGATGCAGTTACTGATGATCTTATTACACCATTAGCAGTAGATCCAAGTACAGGATATGCATTTAAACTCATCAATGGTGGTAAAATGCAAAATAAAGGTATAGAAGCTACAGTTTTCGTAACACCAATTAAAAATGAGAAATTTGAATGGAACTTAACTTGGAATTTTGCAAAGAATGATAATAAACTTTTAGAACTGTATGAGGATGTGCAAAATTATGAAATTACAGTAGCTCCATTCCGTGCAAAATTATATGCTACGGTAGGAGAGACATTTGGTCAGATTTGGGGTACGGATTACACATATGATGCAAATGGTAATAAAATCATTGGTGCAAATGGTTTATATGTTCCTTCCCAAATTAAATCTCTTGGATCGGTAATTCCTGATTATAACATGGGATTCCGTAACACCCTGCGTTATCAAAATCTGAATCTATCATTCTTGATAGACATACAAAAAGGTGGCAAATACTTTTCTACATCTCATATGTGGGGAATGTATTCAGGTATGATTGAAGAATCAGCGGCAAACGGTATTAGAGAAAATGGAATAACACTACAAGGTGTCTTAGCAAATGGACAACCAAATACAAAAAACATCAGTGGCGAAACTTATGCTAAAGGATTTTATAACACAGTAGATGCCCAAAATGTTTTTGATGCTAGTTATGTAAAATTAAGAGATATCACCTTAACCTACGACCTTCCAAATTCAGTTGTTGGTCCGCTTAAAGGTATAAGTATTGGTGCCTTTGCTAGAAATCTTTTTGCTTGGGGTCTTGATTGGAAAGGAATGGATCCTGAAATGGCATCATATGGTAGTGGTAACATACAAGGTATCGAGGGAGGCTCACTTCCATCCACTCGTACTTACGGTGTAAATATGCAAGTTAAATTTTAA
- a CDS encoding ribonuclease HII, which yields MELKRKWTDIYLEAGCDEVGRGCLSGPVVAAAVILGDHFMQHLVDDSKKLTCKTRTYLDDYIKDHVQDYAVAELPPSHIDEHNILNASIHVMHKALDQLRTRPELILVDGNRFHPYNFIPHQCIVKGDSKVLSIAAASILAKNYRDQLMIKLHDEFPHYGWKTNMGYATKEHREALNRFGPCEHHRKSFRLSYIEEY from the coding sequence ATGGAACTGAAAAGAAAATGGACGGATATTTACCTGGAAGCGGGGTGCGACGAAGTCGGACGCGGTTGTCTCTCGGGGCCAGTGGTGGCGGCTGCCGTAATACTGGGTGACCATTTTATGCAGCATTTGGTGGATGACTCTAAGAAATTGACGTGTAAAACACGGACATACCTTGATGATTATATCAAAGACCATGTGCAGGACTATGCCGTGGCCGAACTCCCGCCCTCACATATTGATGAGCATAATATCTTGAATGCCAGCATACATGTGATGCACAAAGCACTGGACCAGCTTAGGACACGCCCCGAACTTATCCTGGTAGATGGCAACCGGTTTCATCCTTACAATTTTATCCCACACCAATGCATTGTTAAAGGAGACTCCAAGGTGCTTTCAATTGCGGCCGCCTCTATTTTAGCAAAAAATTACAGAGATCAGTTAATGATCAAACTTCATGACGAATTTCCGCATTATGGCTGGAAGACCAATATGGGCTACGCCACTAAAGAACACCGCGAAGCACTCAACAGATTTGGCCCCTGCGAACATCACCGCAAATCTTTCCGGTTAAGTTACATCGAAGAATATTGA
- the yidC gene encoding membrane protein insertase YidC translates to MQQNNGLDKNQLISFALFSLILIGAMFYFQNKQATEQQALDAQNKAANAKIAAANSTKPALVTNLNDSLKTTSIKQVQLRNKELTLGISTLGGQISAVQLNEYQAYNRKTDKNDQPLMLFDKNNATYGFQFKDKTGKTFNTKDLVFIPTQNGNTVTMQANANGAVIQFIYTLQDKYTVDFNVKTQGLSQLISDQKATFVWDFNAREMEKGRAQEQTHTEFNYSFDNYSSFDYDGRNSMDEPEETLNWLAIKQQFFAAVIEPQTGFKDAKGSQEMIDEGEYLKKFNFNGQVDLAGNELNQNFKWYFMPLDLPLLKSYDKNFDELLPLGWSFIGSMNRWFFIPMYNLISSWGLAAGWVIFVMTIIVKIILSPVMFKQHKLSAMMKVIRPEIDEVNAKYKDADPMKKQQEVMAVYRKAGVNQMAGCLPALLQIPIFYALFRFFPNMIDLRGKSFWFAKDLTAYDDVIKLPFNIPFLGEHLSIFAIACTIVILIYTVMTSGNIQQPQQEGMPNMKVLMYIFPITFMFFLNTSASGLSWYYFVSNAINILIILVIKYWILDEEKIHATIQANKQKEPKKEGKFQKRMREMMEKAQEQQKLQQQQANKKK, encoded by the coding sequence ATGCAGCAAAATAACGGTTTAGATAAAAACCAACTGATTAGCTTCGCCCTGTTCTCCCTCATCTTAATCGGAGCCATGTTTTACTTCCAAAACAAACAGGCGACCGAGCAGCAGGCATTAGACGCACAAAATAAAGCCGCAAACGCCAAAATTGCCGCCGCCAACAGTACGAAGCCGGCCCTTGTAACCAACCTGAATGACAGCCTGAAGACCACCTCGATCAAGCAGGTACAGCTAAGGAACAAAGAACTGACGCTTGGCATATCTACCCTTGGCGGGCAAATATCTGCTGTTCAATTAAATGAATATCAGGCTTATAACCGCAAAACTGACAAGAACGACCAGCCTTTGATGTTATTCGATAAAAATAACGCGACTTACGGCTTCCAGTTTAAAGACAAAACCGGGAAAACCTTCAATACCAAGGACCTGGTTTTCATCCCTACCCAAAACGGAAATACCGTTACCATGCAGGCCAATGCCAATGGCGCGGTGATACAGTTCATCTACACGCTACAGGATAAATATACGGTAGATTTCAACGTTAAAACACAGGGGCTTAGCCAACTCATCAGCGACCAGAAAGCCACTTTCGTATGGGACTTCAACGCCCGCGAGATGGAAAAAGGCCGTGCGCAAGAGCAAACCCACACCGAATTTAATTATTCATTTGATAATTACAGCAGTTTCGACTACGACGGTCGAAACTCTATGGACGAGCCTGAAGAAACCCTAAACTGGCTAGCGATCAAGCAACAGTTCTTTGCTGCCGTTATTGAACCACAAACCGGTTTCAAAGATGCTAAAGGATCGCAGGAAATGATTGATGAAGGCGAATACCTGAAGAAATTCAACTTCAACGGGCAGGTAGACCTTGCGGGTAATGAACTGAACCAGAATTTTAAATGGTACTTCATGCCACTGGATTTGCCACTGCTGAAATCTTATGACAAGAACTTCGATGAGTTGCTGCCACTGGGCTGGTCCTTCATCGGAAGCATGAACCGCTGGTTCTTTATCCCCATGTACAACCTAATCTCCAGCTGGGGACTTGCCGCAGGTTGGGTGATCTTCGTGATGACGATTATCGTAAAAATCATCCTGTCACCGGTGATGTTCAAGCAGCATAAACTGAGTGCGATGATGAAAGTCATCCGGCCGGAAATTGATGAGGTAAATGCCAAATACAAAGACGCTGATCCGATGAAAAAACAGCAGGAAGTGATGGCCGTGTACCGGAAAGCCGGCGTGAACCAAATGGCAGGCTGTTTACCAGCACTGTTACAGATCCCGATATTCTACGCGCTTTTCCGCTTCTTCCCGAACATGATAGACTTGCGTGGCAAAAGCTTTTGGTTTGCCAAAGACCTTACGGCCTATGATGACGTAATTAAACTACCGTTTAACATTCCGTTTTTGGGAGAGCACTTAAGTATTTTCGCCATTGCCTGTACCATCGTTATCCTGATTTATACGGTAATGACCTCGGGTAACATTCAACAACCACAACAGGAAGGGATGCCGAACATGAAGGTATTGATGTACATCTTCCCGATCACCTTTATGTTCTTCCTGAACACCTCGGCCTCCGGACTTTCATGGTACTATTTTGTATCAAACGCCATTAACATCCTGATTATTTTGGTGATTAAATATTGGATTTTGGACGAAGAAAAAATCCATGCTACGATTCAGGCTAATAAACAGAAAGAGCCGAAGAAGGAAGGCAAGTTCCAGAAAAGGATGCGCGAGATGATGGAAAAAGCGCAGGAGCAGCAAAAACTGCAACAGCAGCAAGCCAATAAAAAGAAATAA
- a CDS encoding CTP synthase: MSKKNTKYIFVTGGVTSSLGKGIVSASLGLLLKSRGFSVTIQKLDPYINIDPGTLNPYEHGECYVTEDGAETDLDLGHYERFLDSQTSQNNNVTTGKIYQTVIEKERKGDFLGKTVQVIPHITNEIKRRIKILAKQNYDIIITEIGGTVGDIESLPYIESVRQLRWELGESNSMVIHLTLLPYLAASGELKTKPSQHSVRQLMESGIQADVLVCRTEHKIPKEQRAKLAQFCNVALENVIECKDLETIYEVPIYLQKQNFDDVVLKELDLRSDKEADLKDWKHFLKRYQNPKKTVEIALVGKYVSLQDSYKSIAEAFIHAGADLNTEVRLRWVYSGDLTDDNLQETFEGIDGMLIAPGFGDRGIEGKISAARYARENQIPLLGICLGMQIMTIEYARNVLGYKKANSVEFDTGTPEPVISLMEEQKNVVEKGGTMRLGAWKCALKPGSRLYDIYGAKSISERHRHRYEFNSDYKEAFERNGLIPSGVNPETGLVETLELQNHPFYVGVQYHPEYKSTVATPHPLFKALIEATARK, encoded by the coding sequence ATGAGTAAAAAGAACACGAAATACATCTTCGTTACCGGCGGTGTTACTTCATCTTTAGGAAAAGGAATTGTCTCAGCCTCGCTGGGCCTTTTACTGAAATCCCGCGGTTTCAGTGTCACCATTCAGAAGCTTGATCCTTACATCAATATCGACCCGGGCACCCTTAATCCCTATGAACACGGCGAATGTTACGTTACCGAAGACGGCGCAGAAACCGATCTAGACCTCGGGCATTACGAAAGATTTCTCGATTCCCAAACTTCGCAGAACAACAATGTAACCACCGGAAAAATCTATCAAACCGTTATCGAAAAAGAACGTAAAGGCGATTTTTTAGGCAAAACCGTACAGGTAATTCCGCACATCACGAACGAGATCAAACGCAGGATTAAAATCTTAGCCAAACAGAACTACGACATTATTATTACCGAAATCGGCGGTACGGTAGGCGACATTGAGTCTTTACCCTACATTGAATCGGTACGTCAGCTGCGCTGGGAACTTGGCGAGAGCAACTCTATGGTAATTCACCTCACACTGTTACCATATTTGGCGGCAAGTGGAGAGCTTAAAACCAAGCCATCGCAACACTCCGTTCGTCAATTGATGGAAAGTGGCATCCAGGCTGATGTACTCGTGTGCCGTACAGAGCATAAAATCCCGAAAGAACAGCGGGCAAAACTCGCACAATTCTGTAATGTCGCACTCGAAAACGTGATTGAATGCAAAGACCTTGAAACCATTTATGAAGTCCCCATTTATCTTCAAAAACAAAACTTTGACGACGTTGTTTTAAAAGAACTCGACCTGAGATCTGATAAAGAAGCTGACCTTAAAGACTGGAAACACTTCCTTAAAAGATATCAGAACCCGAAGAAAACCGTAGAAATCGCCCTGGTTGGCAAATACGTATCACTGCAGGATTCTTACAAATCCATTGCCGAAGCCTTCATTCATGCCGGCGCAGACCTGAATACCGAGGTGCGCCTGCGATGGGTGTACAGTGGCGACCTTACCGATGACAACCTACAGGAAACCTTTGAGGGGATTGATGGCATGCTGATCGCGCCCGGCTTCGGTGACCGTGGCATCGAAGGTAAAATATCGGCCGCACGCTATGCCCGCGAAAACCAGATCCCGCTTTTGGGGATTTGTCTCGGGATGCAGATCATGACGATTGAATATGCCAGAAACGTACTCGGGTATAAGAAAGCCAATTCTGTTGAATTTGACACCGGCACTCCTGAACCGGTGATCTCTTTGATGGAAGAGCAGAAAAACGTAGTTGAAAAAGGCGGCACCATGCGTCTTGGAGCCTGGAAGTGCGCACTGAAGCCGGGTTCGCGGCTATATGACATCTATGGTGCGAAAAGCATTTCCGAGCGCCACCGCCACCGCTATGAGTTTAACTCCGATTACAAGGAAGCGTTTGAGCGTAACGGCCTGATCCCCTCCGGTGTAAATCCTGAAACGGGGCTTGTAGAAACGCTGGAACTGCAAAATCACCCGTTCTATGTAGGTGTGCAGTATCACCCGGAATATAAAAGTACCGTGGCCACACCGCACCCACTTTTTAAAGCGCTGATAGAAGCGACCGCGAGAAAATAA